From Roseateles sp. SL47:
ATGATTAAACGCCACTTTGGTGCGCTCACCCTGTGCGCTGCGGCTGCAGGGCTTGCGGTCAACGCCGTGATGCCTGTTACGTCGGCGTTGGCCGCCACGCCCATTACGTCTCCTGCCGAGGCATTGATCAACGCGATCAATATCCCCTACACGACCTTCACCTTGAAGAATGGCCTGCAAGTCGTCGTGCAAACAGACCGTCGCGCGCCTGTCGTAGCTGTGGCGGTTTGGTACAAGGTGGGCTCGGGGCTCGAGCCGAAGGGTAAGACGGGCTTCGCCCATCTGTTCGAGCATTTGATGTTCAGCGGCTCAGAAAATGCGCCGGGCGACTTCATGCAATCCCTGCTGGGATCTGGGGTGACGGAGTTGAATGGCACTACCTCGTTCGATAGAACCAACTATTTCGCGACAGTGCCGACGCCGAATCTGGACGCGGTTTTGTTCCTCGAGAGCGACCGCATGGGGCACCTCTTGGGGGCCATGACGCAGGCCAAGCTCGACAATCAGCGCGGAGTTGTGCAGAACGAAAAGCGCCAGGGCGACGACCGGCCTTATGGTCTTGTGCAATACGCCAAACTCGAAGGACTGCTGCCTGAGGGACATCCTTATCACCACTCCACCATCGGCTCCATGGCCGATCTGGACAAGGCCAGCCTGGACGATGTAAAGGCTTGGTTCAAAGACAATTACGGTCCCAACAACGCTGTGCTGACCTTGGCGGGGGATATCGATATCGCCACTGCAAAGGCGAAGGTGGAGAAATGGTTTGGCGCCATCCCGAGGGGGAAGGATGTGGTCCAAGCCAAAGTTGAGGTGCCATCGCTGCCGACCCGTAAGGACATGGTGATCAAGGATCGGGTGGCGCAAGCGCGTATTTACCGCTATTGGGCCGTCCCGGGCGGTGCAGAGCCCGATCGCATCCCGCTCGATGTGGGTGCCTATGCGCTGGGAGGACTGGCCAATTCGCGCTTGAACAACGCCCTGGTGCGCGATGAAAAGCTGGCGGTTAACGTTGTCTCATATGTGGACGCCTACAAGCATATGAGCTTTTTCGAGATACAGGTCGATGTCAAGCCTGGCGTGGATGTGGATCTCGTGTCCAAAAGGCTGGACGAGATGGTGGCCAGCTACATCAAAACTGGTCCGAACCAGGAAGAAATTGATCGGGCGGCGATGAGCAATGCCGTTGATTACATGCGTGCGCTGGAAACCGTAGGCGAGCGCGCCGTCGTGATGACCGATGGGCTGCTCGGGCGAGGTAAGTTGGATGCCTTCAAGGACGAGTTGCGGGCATTTGCGAATGTTTCCCCCGCGACGGCCACCGCCGCTTTGCAAAAATGGCTGTCTCGACCTGTGTTGGCGTTGACGGTTCTCCCGGGCGAACGAGAGGCCTACGAAGAGTCCAAGGTCGTCGGCCCGACTGCCGGCACTGGCGCGGCTTTGCCGGCTACGGCGCCCGGAGTTTCGCCGACCATGGCCTCCGCCGCATCTCCATCCACCGCAGCCGCCATCTCACAGGCCGGAGCGCCCAAGGCAGAGGGGGGCGCTGGCGTTGGGCAGGCTGTTGCTGGCAGCCAGAAGATACCCGCCTTCCGCGAGGTTGCCGACGTTGATTTCCCGGCGGTGGAAAGCGCCACTCTCTCGAACGGCATCAAGGTTCACTTTGCGCGTCGCGACGTGGTGCCCTTCGTCAATGTGTCCTTGTCGTTTGATGCCGGCATCGCTTCGGACAGTGCGGGCCGCCTCGGTGTGCAATCCCTGATGCTGGCCGCCATGGAGCAAGGGACAAAGTCAAAGAACGACATCGAGCTGGCTTCAGCAAAGGAAAAGTTGGGCGCGTCGCTCCAATTCCGCAGCACGATGGATAGAACCCAGATTGACTTGACCGCCCTGACGGTGAACTTGAGCCCGTCGTTGGACTTGCTGGCGGATATCGTTATGAACCCTGCCTTTGCAGACCAGGCGGTGGCGCGTGTGCGCGATTTGCGCCTGTCTGCGATCAAGCAGGAACTGTCGCGGCCCCACGCGATCGCTTCCCGCACGCTGGCCGCCACGCTGTTTGGCTCGCAGCATCCATACGGGCGCCCCTCTTCAGGCAACGGCTCAGCGGCTGTGGTTGGTGCATTGAAACCGGCAGATCTGGCTGCATTCCACCAGGCCTGGATCCGTCCGGACAAGCTGGAAATCTTCGTGGTGGGCAAGACGACGCTAGCCGAAGTCAAGGGCGAGCTTGAGGCCCGCTTTGGGCGCTGGAGGACAGCGGCTGTTTCGGCGGGTGAAAAGAACTTCGCGGCTGCCATTCCGGAAAACAAGCCGCGAGTCCTGTTCGTGGATGTTCCGAAATCGTCCCAGTCCGTCATTTACGGTGGCAAGGTGTTGCCGGTGAAGGGTTCGGCAAACTTGCTTGCATTCACTCAGGCCAACAAAGTCCTCGGGGGCGACTATCTGTCGCGCATCAACAAGGATTTGCGGCAGGAGAAGGGCTGGACCTATGGTGCGCGTTCCAACATCTATCGCTATAAAAATCAGGTTCAGTTTGCGGTTGTCGCCCCGGTGCAGGCGGATCGGACTGGCGATGCCATTGCTGAGCTGCGCACTTTGGTGAGGGATTTCCTGCGTGACAAGGGCGTGACCGAGCAAGAACTCCACGAGACTATCGGCAACAGCATCCGCGAAAAGCCAAGCAGCTTCCTGCGGTCGCTGCAAATCATGTCGCAAATGCGCAATGATGTTCTCTATCAGCGTCCATTCCACTACATCACCACGGAAGCGTCAAACCTCCGGTCGTTGAAAGTGGAAGACCTAAATGACGCCGCACGCAATCTGATCGTGAACAATGAGTTCACCTGGGTGGTTGTCGGGGACAAGGCTAAAGTCCTTCCGCAACTTCAAAATCTCGGTCTGCCCGTGGAAGTGATTCAGTCTCCAGAATGACTGCCTAGCTTGAGACCGTGAGCGCATGGTTTGCGGTAGATAGACCGCAAACCTGCGCATTCATGCGCGGTCGTCAATCCTAGGTGCGGTGCTTCGCTGACAAGGGTGGGGGCTCCGAAATCTCCGGTACATATGCGCAAACTCTCCGCGAGCCGCCGCGTGTTTGGAATCGGGCTGGAGGGGCGGGTGGCCGCGAAGCGTCGGCCTGCGTGGACGCGACTCGCGTGCCCAGGCCGCCAAGCTGATCCTGCCGAGCTAGGAAGTTGTCGCCAAACCTCTCGGTTGGAAATTCCATTTTATGACTGGCCGATTGGGTGCATATTTTTTGCGCATGTAGCTGGTCATGCCACCCCTATAGGGAACAGGAATCTACACCCGCGTCGCTACAGTGACGTGTGCTGTTTTTGTCCATGGAACTAAAGAAGTGCCTACAGAAATTTATCTAGACGCCAACGCGACGACGCCAGTCAGCTGCAAGGCACTCGATGCCGCGATCGAGGTCATGTCGGATCGCTTCGGCAACCCCAGCAGCGTTCACGGCACTGGCCTGAAGGCACGCGTAATCATCGATGTGGTCAGGGCGAGTGCCCGTCGCGTATTGAATATCCGCGATGGCCAGTTGCTGTTCGTGAGTGGCGCCACGGAAGGTATCCAGACGGCAGTTCTCTCGGCGCTGTCTTCATTGCGTGAGCGTCGACACAAGGGCGGAGATGGCTACTCTCTCTTGCTGTACGGCGCGACGGAGCACAAGGCGGTTCCCGAGGCTATCAAGCACTGGAACGCGCTGCTGCAACTGAATTTCGAAGTGCTTGCCATCCCCGTCGGAACAGACGGCCGTCACGATTTGGGCTGGCTGCGCGCTCATGCACCCCGAGCCGGGCTTGTCTGCACCATGGCGGCCAACAACGAGACTGGCGTCATCAGCGATCTGGATGGCATACGGGACGTGCTGGAACACAGCCCCGCCTTATGGATGGTTGACAGCGTCCAGGCGCTAGGGAAGCTTGATCTGCAACTGGCCCGGCGGCGGATCGACTATGCACCGTTCTCGGGACACAAGCTTTACGCCCCCAAGGGGATTGGCATGTTGTACGTGCGTGAAGGCGCTCCGATAACGCCGATTATGGCTGGTGGCGGCCAGGAAGGGGCGATGCGCTCAGGCACGGAAAACATGCCGGGCATTGCAGCCCTGGGCGCGGTGCTGGACGAACTGGAAAGCGGGGAGATGTTCAAGCCGCTTGCGAAGCTGGAGGAGCTTCGGGGCCGACTGGTGGCGGCGCTCCGCGAAGCTTTTCAGGGGATTGTGTTCAATGCCGATCCCCACCTGAGCCTGCCGACGACGATCAACTTCTCGGTTCCTG
This genomic window contains:
- a CDS encoding M16 family metallopeptidase, with protein sequence MIKRHFGALTLCAAAAGLAVNAVMPVTSALAATPITSPAEALINAINIPYTTFTLKNGLQVVVQTDRRAPVVAVAVWYKVGSGLEPKGKTGFAHLFEHLMFSGSENAPGDFMQSLLGSGVTELNGTTSFDRTNYFATVPTPNLDAVLFLESDRMGHLLGAMTQAKLDNQRGVVQNEKRQGDDRPYGLVQYAKLEGLLPEGHPYHHSTIGSMADLDKASLDDVKAWFKDNYGPNNAVLTLAGDIDIATAKAKVEKWFGAIPRGKDVVQAKVEVPSLPTRKDMVIKDRVAQARIYRYWAVPGGAEPDRIPLDVGAYALGGLANSRLNNALVRDEKLAVNVVSYVDAYKHMSFFEIQVDVKPGVDVDLVSKRLDEMVASYIKTGPNQEEIDRAAMSNAVDYMRALETVGERAVVMTDGLLGRGKLDAFKDELRAFANVSPATATAALQKWLSRPVLALTVLPGEREAYEESKVVGPTAGTGAALPATAPGVSPTMASAASPSTAAAISQAGAPKAEGGAGVGQAVAGSQKIPAFREVADVDFPAVESATLSNGIKVHFARRDVVPFVNVSLSFDAGIASDSAGRLGVQSLMLAAMEQGTKSKNDIELASAKEKLGASLQFRSTMDRTQIDLTALTVNLSPSLDLLADIVMNPAFADQAVARVRDLRLSAIKQELSRPHAIASRTLAATLFGSQHPYGRPSSGNGSAAVVGALKPADLAAFHQAWIRPDKLEIFVVGKTTLAEVKGELEARFGRWRTAAVSAGEKNFAAAIPENKPRVLFVDVPKSSQSVIYGGKVLPVKGSANLLAFTQANKVLGGDYLSRINKDLRQEKGWTYGARSNIYRYKNQVQFAVVAPVQADRTGDAIAELRTLVRDFLRDKGVTEQELHETIGNSIREKPSSFLRSLQIMSQMRNDVLYQRPFHYITTEASNLRSLKVEDLNDAARNLIVNNEFTWVVVGDKAKVLPQLQNLGLPVEVIQSPE